In Listeria monocytogenes, the following proteins share a genomic window:
- the truA gene encoding tRNA pseudouridine(38-40) synthase TruA encodes MTRYKAIISYDGSGFYGYQVQPNTRTVQAEIEKALTKMHKGKTVRITASGRTDTGVHAKGQVIHFDSELDITAEKFQKALQVMTPFDISFLTVEEVPDDFHARFGTVGKEYRYVVKRTKIFDPFSRDFALHYPYELDISKMKLASKRLIGEHDFTSFCSARTERDSKVRTLYSIDFYEEDDETLVIAFQGNGFLYNMVRILTGTLLDAGQGRISPDDISKALLARDRQKLISKTAPPQGLYLWRVDYE; translated from the coding sequence ATGACAAGATATAAAGCAATAATTTCTTATGATGGCAGCGGGTTTTATGGCTATCAGGTGCAGCCGAATACACGGACGGTCCAAGCGGAAATTGAAAAAGCATTGACAAAAATGCATAAAGGCAAAACTGTGCGGATTACAGCATCAGGAAGAACAGATACTGGTGTTCATGCGAAAGGTCAGGTTATTCATTTCGATTCGGAACTTGATATCACTGCCGAAAAATTTCAAAAAGCTTTGCAAGTCATGACTCCGTTTGATATTAGCTTTTTAACCGTGGAAGAAGTACCGGATGATTTCCACGCTAGATTTGGCACAGTTGGAAAAGAATATCGTTATGTGGTAAAGCGGACGAAAATTTTTGATCCTTTTAGTCGGGATTTTGCGCTACATTATCCATATGAACTGGATATTTCAAAAATGAAGTTGGCGAGTAAACGCCTGATTGGCGAGCATGATTTTACTAGCTTCTGTTCGGCGAGAACGGAGCGCGATTCTAAAGTCCGGACGCTTTATAGTATTGATTTTTATGAAGAGGACGACGAGACGTTAGTGATTGCTTTTCAAGGCAATGGCTTTTTGTATAATATGGTGCGAATTTTGACTGGAACTCTGCTCGATGCAGGGCAAGGTCGAATCTCTCCGGATGATATTTCGAAGGCTTTATTAGCACGTGACCGGCAAAAATTAATTAGTAAAACAGCGCCGCCACAAGGGTTATATTTATGGCGAGTGGACTACGAATAA
- a CDS encoding DNA-directed RNA polymerase subunit alpha — translation MIEIEKPKIETIEISDDAKYGKFVVEPLERGYGTTLGNSLRRILLSSLPGAAVTSIQIDGALHEFSVIEGVVEDVTTMILNIKKLALKIYSDEEKTLEIDMQGPGVVTAADINYDSDVEILNPDLHIATLSDNAKFHVRLNATRGRGYTPADQNKRENMPIGVLPVDSIFSPVIRVNYQVENTRVGQSTNYDKLTFDVLTDGSISPEEAVSLGAKILSEHLSIFVNLTDEAQKAEIMIEKEESHKEKVLEMTIEELDLSVRSYNCLKRAGINTVQELADKSEDDIMKVRNLGRKSLEEVKVKLADLGLSLRNEN, via the coding sequence ATGATCGAAATTGAAAAGCCAAAAATCGAGACGATTGAGATCAGCGATGATGCCAAGTATGGAAAGTTTGTTGTAGAGCCACTTGAGCGTGGATATGGTACAACTTTGGGTAACTCCTTACGTCGTATTCTATTATCTTCTCTTCCAGGTGCAGCAGTAACCTCTATCCAAATTGATGGAGCTTTACATGAGTTTTCTGTAATTGAAGGTGTAGTAGAAGATGTAACAACCATGATTTTAAATATCAAAAAACTTGCGCTAAAAATCTATTCTGATGAAGAAAAAACATTAGAAATCGATATGCAAGGTCCTGGTGTAGTGACTGCAGCTGACATTAATTATGACAGCGATGTTGAGATTTTAAATCCCGACTTACACATTGCTACATTAAGTGATAATGCTAAATTTCATGTGCGTTTAAATGCGACTCGTGGTCGTGGTTACACACCTGCTGATCAAAATAAACGCGAAAATATGCCAATTGGTGTACTTCCAGTCGATTCAATCTTTTCACCGGTTATCCGTGTGAACTATCAAGTGGAAAATACACGTGTTGGACAATCAACTAATTATGATAAGCTTACGTTTGATGTGTTGACTGACGGAAGTATCAGCCCAGAAGAAGCAGTTTCACTTGGAGCTAAAATTCTTTCTGAGCATTTAAGTATCTTCGTTAACTTAACAGATGAAGCACAAAAAGCTGAAATTATGATTGAAAAAGAAGAAAGCCATAAAGAGAAAGTGCTTGAAATGACTATTGAAGAATTAGACTTGTCTGTTCGTTCATATAATTGTTTGAAACGCGCTGGAATCAATACAGTACAGGAACTTGCTGACAAATCCGAAGACGATATAATGAAAGTCCGTAACTTGGGCCGTAAATCGCTTGAGGAAGTTAAAGTAAAACTGGCTGACCTTGGCTTATCTCTAAGAAACGAAAACTGA
- a CDS encoding energy-coupling factor transporter transmembrane protein EcfT produces the protein MMDKMILGRYIPGNSWLHRIDPRAKITAVMAFIAIVFLANNWLTYALMFAYVLYLVLTSKVPFLFFIKGLQPIFWLILITLLLQVFFTKGGTVLVDLGLLQITTLGLTNGAMMFCRFVLIIFMTTLLTLTTSPIELTDGLEKILAPFRLVHLPVHELALMLSISLRFIPTLMDETEKILKAQKARGVEFTSGKWSDRIKAIIPLLVPLFISAFKRAEDLAIAMEARGYRGGKGRTRFRILRWRFADTFLLISLAVLSGLLFWLRS, from the coding sequence ATGATGGATAAAATGATTCTCGGACGTTATATTCCGGGAAACTCTTGGTTGCATCGAATTGACCCACGTGCGAAAATCACTGCTGTTATGGCGTTTATCGCGATTGTCTTTTTAGCGAACAATTGGCTGACCTATGCGCTTATGTTTGCGTATGTTTTGTATTTAGTCCTAACTTCGAAAGTGCCATTTTTATTTTTTATTAAAGGGTTACAACCGATTTTCTGGCTTATTTTAATTACGCTATTACTGCAAGTCTTTTTTACAAAAGGCGGGACAGTTTTAGTCGATTTAGGACTTTTACAAATAACGACACTCGGACTGACAAATGGGGCGATGATGTTTTGTCGCTTTGTTCTCATTATTTTTATGACAACACTTTTAACATTAACGACAAGCCCGATTGAACTAACAGACGGCCTGGAGAAAATTTTAGCGCCGTTTCGTTTAGTGCATTTACCAGTACATGAACTTGCTTTGATGCTGAGTATTTCTTTACGATTTATTCCAACATTGATGGATGAAACGGAGAAAATTTTAAAAGCGCAAAAAGCTCGTGGCGTTGAATTTACGAGTGGAAAATGGAGTGATCGAATTAAAGCGATTATTCCGCTGCTCGTGCCACTTTTTATTAGTGCGTTTAAACGTGCGGAAGATTTAGCGATTGCAATGGAAGCTCGCGGTTATCGTGGTGGTAAAGGGAGAACGAGATTCCGTATACTACGCTGGCGATTCGCCGATACTTTCTTGTTAATTTCTTTAGCAGTATTAAGTGGATTATTATTTTGGTTGCGGAGTTGA
- a CDS encoding helix-turn-helix domain-containing protein → MFGNRLKQLRKNNNKTQEDISKILGISRGAYSHIENGRNEPDMETIVKLANIFGVSTDYLLGRSNNGFIDTIAAHIDSNATEEEMEEILAYIEEKRKKYANEEEIDITDIAAKKDADVAKFVEENPDFKAVAARVMNDEEAVKAVKTFIEYYEQQKKK, encoded by the coding sequence ATGTTTGGCAACAGACTTAAACAATTAAGAAAAAATAATAATAAAACGCAAGAAGATATTTCAAAAATATTAGGAATTTCCAGAGGAGCTTACTCGCATATTGAAAATGGTAGAAATGAGCCAGACATGGAAACGATAGTTAAATTGGCGAATATTTTTGGAGTTTCAACTGATTATTTGCTAGGTAGAAGTAATAACGGTTTTATCGACACAATCGCCGCTCACATCGATTCAAACGCAACAGAAGAGGAAATGGAGGAAATTCTCGCTTATATAGAAGAAAAAAGAAAAAAATATGCTAATGAAGAGGAAATAGACATCACAGATATTGCAGCAAAAAAAGATGCTGACGTGGCAAAGTTCGTAGAGGAAAATCCAGATTTTAAAGCAGTTGCTGCACGTGTCATGAACGATGAGGAGGCTGTTAAAGCGGTCAAAACATTTATTGAATATTACGAGCAACAAAAAAAGAAGTAA
- a CDS encoding energy-coupling factor ABC transporter ATP-binding protein, with the protein MAESFVRLEHVFYKYEDTEKYAVKDVSISAQKGEWVALVGHNGSGKSTIAKLLNGLLFPEDGLIKIGHFVLSEKNIWDIRRQVGMVFQNPDNQFVGATVQDDVAFGLENHGVPHDTMVERVESALNEVGMQSYALHEPARLSGGQKQRVAIAGVLALQPDVIILDEATSMLDPRGRAEVMETIRIMREQEDITVISITHDLDEVLFADRVIVMNNGEVHSEGTPQEIFEQADAMREIGLGVPFIIELQEKLVAGGFETGSTVLSEGALLDQLWKLNSNN; encoded by the coding sequence GTGGCAGAAAGTTTTGTGAGATTAGAGCACGTTTTTTATAAATATGAGGATACGGAAAAATATGCAGTGAAAGATGTATCTATTTCTGCTCAAAAAGGGGAATGGGTTGCACTTGTTGGTCATAATGGTTCAGGTAAATCTACCATTGCGAAATTACTCAACGGATTGCTTTTTCCAGAAGATGGTTTAATCAAAATCGGACACTTTGTTTTGTCTGAAAAAAATATATGGGACATTAGACGACAAGTAGGAATGGTTTTTCAAAATCCAGATAACCAATTTGTTGGAGCTACAGTGCAAGACGATGTCGCGTTCGGACTTGAGAATCACGGGGTTCCTCACGATACAATGGTGGAACGCGTCGAGTCAGCTTTGAATGAGGTTGGTATGCAAAGTTATGCACTACATGAACCAGCTAGACTTTCTGGTGGGCAAAAACAACGGGTAGCGATTGCTGGTGTTTTGGCGCTGCAACCAGATGTCATTATTTTGGACGAAGCAACTTCTATGCTTGATCCAAGAGGACGCGCCGAAGTAATGGAAACTATTCGGATTATGCGTGAACAAGAAGACATTACCGTTATTTCGATTACACATGATTTGGATGAAGTTCTTTTTGCGGACCGAGTAATTGTCATGAATAACGGAGAAGTGCACAGTGAAGGCACACCGCAAGAAATTTTCGAGCAAGCAGATGCAATGCGCGAAATTGGCTTAGGTGTTCCATTTATTATTGAATTACAAGAAAAATTAGTTGCAGGCGGCTTTGAAACTGGAAGCACCGTGCTATCGGAAGGAGCATTACTAGATCAATTATGGAAATTAAACTCGAACAACTAG
- a CDS encoding winged helix DNA-binding domain-containing protein translates to MRALTNSQIAQNRLLNSGLLQSKFPSAEDATRALFGIQSQYQQFGEVSLFNRVNNLTKESLQTTYDDKGLIKIWGQRMTVHMYTPDDWFYVHDVYANKNNWLRKHADSLGRDLDEILVQMEELLLREEKVSKESFAALLGDEAKELMTWGGVFIQGSLDGKLFCVPETPKTRFYSHRNQIESESEEAWITNKRSRTGLETMIDRYFSAYGPATIQDFKHWSGLRNSDFQETLEKLLENYICYIGEDGKNYYSKTETQEEVEMDSPLLLGKFDPLFVSYAKKNWLASEKETSLIWRIAGQIEAVLIINGQFFGTWRYKVSGDKIVFNFYLSKKLTKKSQKLVEVEAIKLARFLRKDYQGCIFEQI, encoded by the coding sequence ATGCGTGCTTTAACTAACTCGCAAATAGCTCAAAATAGATTACTTAATTCCGGACTACTACAATCAAAATTTCCAAGCGCAGAGGATGCAACTCGAGCGCTATTTGGCATTCAATCGCAATATCAACAATTTGGAGAGGTTAGTTTATTTAATCGTGTAAATAACTTAACTAAAGAAAGCTTGCAAACGACATATGATGACAAAGGGTTAATCAAAATTTGGGGGCAAAGAATGACGGTCCATATGTACACACCCGATGACTGGTTTTATGTCCATGATGTTTATGCGAATAAAAACAATTGGTTAAGAAAGCACGCAGACTCACTGGGACGCGATTTGGACGAGATTTTAGTGCAAATGGAAGAATTGCTCCTACGTGAAGAGAAAGTGTCTAAAGAGTCCTTTGCGGCGCTACTAGGCGATGAAGCAAAAGAACTGATGACCTGGGGTGGAGTTTTCATTCAAGGCTCACTTGATGGCAAGTTGTTTTGTGTGCCAGAAACGCCCAAAACGAGGTTCTATAGCCATAGAAATCAAATTGAGTCAGAGTCAGAAGAAGCTTGGATAACTAATAAGCGAAGTAGAACAGGGTTAGAAACAATGATTGATCGTTATTTTAGTGCATATGGGCCTGCTACAATCCAAGACTTCAAGCATTGGAGTGGCTTGCGAAATAGTGACTTTCAGGAAACCTTAGAAAAGTTACTGGAAAACTATATCTGCTATATCGGTGAAGATGGCAAGAACTATTATAGTAAAACAGAAACTCAAGAAGAGGTGGAAATGGATTCGCCGTTGCTCCTAGGGAAGTTCGATCCGCTTTTCGTCAGTTACGCGAAAAAGAACTGGCTTGCGAGCGAAAAAGAAACAAGTCTTATTTGGCGTATCGCAGGGCAAATTGAAGCTGTATTAATCATAAATGGTCAGTTTTTTGGAACATGGAGATATAAAGTTTCCGGCGACAAAATAGTTTTCAATTTCTATCTAAGTAAAAAACTAACTAAAAAAAGTCAAAAATTAGTAGAAGTAGAAGCGATAAAATTAGCTAGATTCCTACGTAAAGATTATCAAGGTTGCATTTTCGAACAGATATAA
- a CDS encoding helix-turn-helix transcriptional regulator produces MRLSFKEKRNKAGLTQKELGIAVGLAEISIRKLENGERDPSINTAVKISKALNSNMEEIFPDIFLDINDTKCILIKN; encoded by the coding sequence GTGAGATTATCTTTTAAAGAAAAAAGAAATAAAGCTGGCTTGACTCAAAAGGAGTTAGGGATTGCTGTGGGGTTGGCGGAAATCTCTATAAGAAAGCTTGAGAATGGAGAGAGAGATCCAAGTATAAATACAGCGGTGAAAATTTCAAAAGCTTTAAATTCTAATATGGAAGAAATTTTTCCAGATATTTTTTTGGATATTAATGATACAAAATGTATCTTAATTAAAAATTAA
- the rplM gene encoding 50S ribosomal protein L13: MRTTYMAKPGEVERKWYVIDATGVSLGRLSSEVASILRGKNKPQFTPHIDTGDFVIIINAGKIGLTGKKATDKIYYRHSQYPGGLKSRTAGEMRTNNPEKLLELSIKGMLPKNSLGRQLFKKLHVYGGSEHEHAAQQPEVYELRG, from the coding sequence ATGCGTACAACTTATATGGCGAAACCCGGCGAAGTAGAACGTAAATGGTACGTTATCGACGCTACTGGTGTTTCTTTAGGACGTTTATCCAGTGAAGTTGCTTCAATTCTTCGCGGAAAAAACAAACCACAATTTACTCCACATATCGACACTGGAGACTTTGTAATCATCATCAACGCTGGTAAGATTGGTCTTACTGGTAAAAAAGCTACTGACAAAATTTACTACCGTCACTCTCAATATCCAGGCGGTTTGAAATCTCGTACTGCAGGCGAAATGCGTACAAACAATCCTGAGAAATTATTAGAACTATCTATCAAAGGTATGCTTCCAAAAAATTCTCTTGGACGTCAATTATTCAAAAAATTACACGTATATGGTGGATCTGAGCACGAACATGCAGCTCAACAACCAGAAGTATACGAATTACGCGGTTAA
- a CDS encoding site-specific integrase — translation MATIQSYITKSGERFFYQIYEGVDPKTRKPIFKKKRGFLTELDARLAAKNYEDNAGEEKKIVDYSKLTFLDVYNEWWKLTSIGLKISTVATYESLFKNHILPVLGMWSIQSITKKDAQTFITDLMALVNDPDIELSRSTVQNIKIKTAQVFKYATEMDYVDKNAFEFVVVPRSFDDLYAMDDEEQQRDFWYRDELLTMLNYFKEECENNVYMLFRLLVFSGARKGEILALKISDVNFDRSGIHIRKTLFYKKGYHLLKTKNYKTRFIPLDDITIHELNKHIANLIDTTKILAAENIKFNNDNFLFPRSNGEPQRLAMPNDELNKLYKKHPDLLKLKIHSFRHSYASALFAEGKPAKKVQALLGHKSIKETMDTYTHVILDYYDPEIEKDTLPLYNFI, via the coding sequence ATGGCTACAATACAATCATATATAACAAAATCTGGCGAAAGATTTTTTTATCAGATTTACGAAGGCGTCGATCCAAAAACAAGAAAACCTATATTCAAAAAGAAAAGAGGTTTTTTAACTGAATTAGATGCTCGATTAGCGGCTAAAAATTATGAGGATAACGCTGGGGAAGAGAAAAAAATAGTCGATTATTCTAAATTAACTTTTTTAGATGTATATAATGAATGGTGGAAATTGACTTCAATAGGTTTAAAAATAAGTACAGTTGCAACATATGAATCATTATTTAAGAATCATATATTGCCTGTTTTAGGAATGTGGTCTATTCAGAGCATAACAAAAAAAGATGCTCAAACATTTATTACTGACTTAATGGCTCTAGTTAATGATCCAGATATTGAACTTTCTCGTTCTACAGTGCAAAATATTAAAATCAAAACAGCACAAGTCTTTAAATATGCAACGGAAATGGACTATGTAGATAAAAACGCATTTGAATTTGTAGTAGTTCCGAGATCGTTTGACGATTTGTACGCAATGGATGATGAAGAACAACAACGAGATTTTTGGTATCGAGATGAATTGTTAACTATGCTGAATTATTTTAAAGAAGAGTGCGAAAACAACGTTTATATGCTATTTAGATTACTTGTTTTTTCAGGTGCGAGAAAAGGAGAAATTTTAGCATTAAAAATTTCAGATGTTAACTTCGATAGAAGCGGAATCCATATAAGAAAAACTCTTTTTTATAAAAAGGGATATCACTTATTAAAAACTAAAAATTATAAAACAAGATTTATCCCACTCGACGACATTACAATCCATGAATTAAATAAACATATTGCTAACTTAATTGATACTACTAAAATATTAGCTGCTGAAAATATAAAATTTAATAATGATAACTTCTTGTTTCCTCGCTCTAATGGAGAACCTCAACGACTAGCAATGCCAAATGATGAACTAAATAAATTGTATAAAAAGCACCCAGATCTTTTAAAATTAAAAATTCATTCATTTAGACATTCGTACGCCTCTGCTCTTTTTGCCGAAGGGAAGCCCGCTAAAAAAGTTCAAGCTTTACTTGGACACAAATCAATCAAAGAAACTATGGATACTTATACGCACGTAATTTTAGATTATTATGATCCAGAAATAGAAAAAGACACCCTCCCGTTGTATAATTTCATCTAA
- the rpsI gene encoding 30S ribosomal protein S9 — MAQVQYYGTGRRKSSVARVRLVPGDGKIVINNRDWEDYIPFAALREVIKQPLVATETLGNYDVLVNVHGGGYTGQAGAIRHGVARALLQVAPEYRPALKSAGLLTRDPRMKERKKYGLKGARRAPQFSKR; from the coding sequence GTGGCTCAAGTACAATATTACGGAACTGGTCGTCGTAAAAGCTCTGTAGCTCGCGTACGTTTAGTACCAGGCGACGGCAAAATCGTTATTAACAATAGAGACTGGGAAGATTACATCCCATTTGCAGCTCTTCGTGAAGTTATCAAACAACCTTTAGTAGCTACAGAAACTTTAGGTAACTATGATGTACTAGTAAACGTTCACGGTGGTGGTTACACTGGTCAAGCCGGTGCTATCCGTCATGGTGTAGCTCGTGCACTATTACAAGTGGCTCCTGAGTACCGCCCAGCACTTAAATCTGCTGGCCTACTTACTCGTGACCCACGTATGAAAGAACGTAAAAAATACGGATTGAAGGGCGCACGTCGTGCACCTCAGTTCTCAAAACGTTAA
- a CDS encoding acetamidase/formamidase family protein, which produces MKNFVTSERSIFEMDKSAEPAITVKDGSVVKIKTKDYFNGQIKKEQLHYGELDWKQFSPTTGPIYIEEAKPGDLLAITIEKIELLGTEVFLLNGPNIGITDELLTSNATRCYKVKDNQIIYSDDIHIPITKTIGLLRTEGLFSSKSPTKNGGLLDASEITEGATIFLPVEKYGASLHIGNVRATAGFGQITATSAEAPAEVTVRLQILKNRKAPTPTIIHNHHLICLASDITIEKATKNTMKNMITLLTESDKMTNEDAMFLISLQAEFQVCKLCKPNITTSIKLPLDYFPEMPFL; this is translated from the coding sequence ATGAAAAACTTTGTAACCTCAGAGCGCTCGATTTTTGAAATGGATAAATCAGCGGAACCTGCGATTACAGTGAAAGATGGCTCTGTAGTAAAAATAAAAACAAAAGACTACTTCAATGGCCAAATTAAGAAAGAACAGCTTCACTACGGGGAACTAGATTGGAAGCAATTTTCACCAACTACCGGGCCGATTTATATCGAAGAAGCCAAACCCGGCGACTTATTAGCAATAACCATTGAAAAAATCGAACTCCTAGGGACGGAGGTCTTTTTGCTAAATGGACCAAACATTGGCATAACTGATGAATTACTAACAAGTAACGCTACTCGTTGTTACAAAGTCAAAGATAACCAAATTATCTATTCAGATGACATTCATATTCCAATAACTAAAACCATTGGCCTGCTAAGAACAGAGGGGCTCTTCAGCTCTAAATCACCAACGAAAAACGGTGGCCTACTTGATGCTTCCGAAATCACAGAGGGCGCAACTATCTTTTTACCTGTTGAAAAGTATGGTGCTTCACTTCATATCGGGAACGTCCGAGCTACAGCCGGTTTTGGACAAATTACTGCAACTAGTGCGGAGGCGCCTGCCGAAGTAACTGTACGATTGCAAATTCTTAAAAACCGTAAAGCTCCAACGCCGACTATCATTCATAATCACCATCTAATTTGTTTAGCTTCGGATATAACTATTGAAAAAGCAACAAAAAATACGATGAAAAATATGATTACTTTGCTCACTGAATCGGACAAAATGACTAATGAAGACGCGATGTTTTTAATTTCTCTGCAAGCCGAATTTCAAGTTTGTAAGCTCTGTAAACCTAATATTACTACAAGCATCAAATTGCCATTGGATTATTTTCCAGAAATGCCGTTTTTATAA
- a CDS encoding MgtC/SapB family protein, producing the protein MLADFILRLVVAGLLGAVIGLDREIRAKEAGFRTHFLVSLGSALIMIVSQYGFSEIATIQNVSFDPSRVAAQVVSGIGFIGAGTIIIQKKFVRGLTTAAGLWATAGIGLAIGAGMYWVGIAATLLTLIGLEFLSIVFKSFAFHTTAIIYSTDKQENLVKVTDKIQQNKQQIVSYSSEKEIIGESLFIRVNIVVKTKNKNEEYELFHFIQTLPNVTVEKME; encoded by the coding sequence ATGTTAGCAGATTTTATTTTACGGCTTGTTGTTGCGGGTCTCCTTGGAGCAGTTATTGGACTTGACCGAGAAATCAGGGCGAAAGAAGCTGGATTCCGGACACATTTTCTCGTTTCTCTTGGTAGTGCGCTAATTATGATTGTTTCTCAGTATGGTTTTTCCGAAATTGCCACCATACAAAATGTATCGTTTGACCCAAGTCGTGTCGCTGCCCAAGTGGTAAGCGGGATTGGCTTTATTGGTGCGGGTACGATTATTATTCAAAAGAAATTTGTCCGCGGTCTAACAACAGCAGCTGGACTTTGGGCCACAGCTGGCATTGGTCTTGCTATTGGTGCAGGTATGTATTGGGTTGGTATCGCCGCGACTTTACTTACATTAATTGGTTTAGAATTCTTGAGTATCGTTTTCAAATCATTCGCCTTTCACACGACAGCAATTATTTATTCAACCGACAAACAAGAAAATCTAGTGAAGGTTACAGACAAAATCCAACAAAACAAACAACAAATCGTTTCGTACTCAAGTGAAAAAGAAATTATCGGAGAAAGTCTTTTTATCCGCGTGAATATTGTTGTAAAAACAAAGAATAAGAACGAAGAATATGAACTATTTCACTTTATCCAAACACTTCCCAATGTAACCGTTGAAAAAATGGAATAA
- a CDS encoding energy-coupling factor ABC transporter ATP-binding protein yields MEIKLEQLGYCYQKNSPFEKRALLDVNVSFDSGSYSAIIGHTGSGKSTLLQHLNALLMPTEGKITVGDREIIAGVKQKKLRDLRKKVGIVFQFPEAQLFEETVEKDICFGPMNFGVSEEDAKLRAKKVIYEVGLTEEILSRSPFELSGGQMRRVAIAGVLAMDPEVLVLDEPTAGLDPHGREEIMEMFYNLHKEKGLTTVLVTHSMEDAARYAEKIVLMKAGTVLQIGTPREIFAKPDELVDLGLSVPDVVRFQGLFERKFDVKLTKTCLTIDELTTEMAPYLAKGGA; encoded by the coding sequence ATGGAAATTAAACTCGAACAACTAGGTTATTGTTATCAAAAAAATAGCCCGTTTGAAAAGCGAGCATTACTTGATGTGAATGTTTCTTTTGATTCTGGTAGCTATTCTGCAATTATTGGACATACTGGCTCAGGGAAATCAACTTTGCTGCAACACTTGAACGCTCTTTTAATGCCAACAGAAGGTAAAATTACAGTTGGGGATCGGGAAATCATTGCGGGCGTAAAGCAAAAGAAACTACGCGATTTACGTAAAAAAGTCGGGATTGTGTTCCAATTTCCAGAAGCACAACTTTTTGAAGAAACGGTCGAAAAGGATATTTGTTTTGGACCGATGAACTTTGGAGTTTCCGAGGAAGATGCGAAACTGCGCGCTAAAAAAGTGATTTATGAAGTGGGACTGACCGAGGAAATTTTGTCACGTTCGCCGTTTGAACTTTCTGGTGGGCAAATGCGCCGGGTTGCGATTGCAGGCGTTTTGGCGATGGACCCAGAAGTACTTGTGCTAGACGAGCCAACAGCGGGACTAGATCCTCATGGCCGCGAGGAAATCATGGAAATGTTCTACAATCTTCATAAAGAAAAAGGACTCACGACGGTCCTTGTAACACATAGTATGGAAGATGCTGCTCGTTATGCGGAAAAGATTGTCTTGATGAAAGCTGGGACGGTTCTACAAATCGGTACGCCACGTGAAATTTTCGCGAAGCCAGACGAACTGGTTGATCTTGGGTTATCTGTACCAGATGTGGTGAGATTCCAAGGGCTTTTTGAACGCAAATTTGATGTAAAATTAACAAAAACTTGTTTAACCATTGATGAATTAACAACTGAAATGGCGCCTTATTTAGCGAAGGGCGGGGCATAA
- the rplQ gene encoding 50S ribosomal protein L17, whose product MGYRKLGRTSSQRKALLRDLATDLIVFERIETTEARAKEIRKVVEKLITSGKKGDLHARRQAAAFIRHEVVEVVQVDAKGKDGSTVKKNRPVYALQKLFDDVAPRYAERQGGYTRILKKGPRRGDGAPMVIIELV is encoded by the coding sequence ATGGGTTACAGAAAATTAGGTCGTACAAGCTCACAACGTAAAGCGTTACTACGTGATCTTGCAACGGATTTAATCGTATTTGAACGTATTGAAACAACAGAAGCTCGCGCTAAAGAGATTCGTAAAGTTGTTGAAAAACTAATCACTTCTGGGAAAAAAGGAGACTTGCACGCTCGTCGTCAAGCAGCTGCTTTCATCCGTCATGAAGTTGTAGAAGTAGTACAAGTAGATGCTAAAGGTAAAGATGGTTCTACTGTGAAGAAAAACCGTCCTGTATACGCTCTACAAAAACTATTTGATGATGTTGCTCCACGTTACGCGGAACGTCAAGGTGGTTACACTCGTATCTTGAAAAAAGGTCCACGTCGCGGTGACGGCGCACCAATGGTTATTATTGAATTAGTTTAA